Sequence from the Helianthus annuus cultivar XRQ/B chromosome 13, HanXRQr2.0-SUNRISE, whole genome shotgun sequence genome:
ttaaatgatttaaacaattcattataatcatataaccaatcttGTCCAACTCTAGCATCCGTAGCATTTTCTTCAAGCCATTCAATGTTGCACGGCgacgacctttttagttactttgttgtatactctATAGGCAGAGCCTTTTGCGTATCCAACAAAGAAACATTCGtcccctttgacttcaaactttccattagagTCCATaagtaataatacacatggacatccaaaaatacgaaagtgtgaaaccgaaggtttacgtccttccagaatctcataaggagttttcatatgacatttgtttactaaagcatgattctagacgtaacaagccgtgctaactgCCTCAGCCCAAAAGAAACTAGGAAGCTTCGAGTTAGCCAGCATAGTTCGTGCAGCCTCAATAAGAGTACGATTTCttctttcagctactccattttgttgaggagttcgTGGTGCACTATACTGACGATCAATTCCCTTTTCAGTGCAGAATGTATACAAAGTTAcgttcttgaattctgtcccattgtcagATCGAATAACCTTCACTTTTGTACTAGCTTGATTTTCTGCCAGAGTGACGAATTGCTTCACTAAGACTGCAGTTTCGTTCTTGTGGCTGAGAAAATACACCCAGGTGTAACGTGAATAATCATCAACTATTACGAGACAATAAGCTTTCTTGCCAATACTCAACACATTCACtagaccaaaaagatccatgtgaagtaattcgagCACAGCTTTCGTTGAGGGTGCAgatttagacttatgaggtttTCGATGCACTTTTCCTTTTGCACAAGCAACACATTTTTCCACCAACATGAAATCTTTGATTGGAAGATCACGGACTAGTTGACCTTTAGCAAGTCGATTCAGATTCTTCATGTTCACATGCCCAAGGCGACGATGCCACAGCAGACCATCATGTTCTGACATCTTTGAGAATAGGCAAGTAACTTCTTCACATGGTTTCTTGTTCATATTAATAACATATGTGTTTCCTCGTCTCTCTGCTGACATTAAGAACCAATCTTCAGGAATGACAATCCCTGGTTTAAGCACATAACATCCTTTCTTTGTAAAGTGAACTGAATTTCCTCGATCACAAATCTGAGAGATgctcaacagattgtgtttcagttctggaacatagtTGACATTCTCGAAGCTTAAAACACCGTTTCTTACTGTTCCTTTCAATGTGATCCTTCCTGATTctcctcccgcaaatgagacatatccaccattaaattcCTTTACATTTATCAGCTGGGctaagtctcctgtcatgtgcctggaacagccactatccatgtaccaaagtcacacggtagtcctccacagctattcctgcacgattagcgggattagttagatctaggaacccagcccatggtggatctgggttttccttgtgCATCAATATATGTCACTCTTTGCCAAATTAGATTATCTTTGATCAGAAATCTTGAAGGAGTTTTCATGAGAGATCCTTGACGAGATGTATTGGATTGTGCAGCACCAGTTTTGGGTTTCCAAAATGTGTTTGACCATTTAGAATTATAGTTACCAAAACCATtatgttgatttctttgaaaactgttcttttgattttgatttctacatttggctgcattccaatcttgATTAGAAGGTTTAGTTTTGCGATAGTTGTGCTTCATTGTCTTAGACCTTTCAGCCGTCATTGACTCTGAACAACGATATCGGTTAGACTTGACCTTCTGATTCTGAACGAACTTCTTCTTAGACTGTGCGCTTGGGAGTTGAACACAGTTCCTGGCAATGTGTCCAGCAATTCCACAATTAAAACACATTTTTCGTTTCATTGTGTgagtattttgaaaattttgatgcTTTATTGAAGAAGCTTTGCTTGGTTTTGAATGATTGGACGTTTTGATTTTCCTAATATGTTTTGCCTGTGGCTGTTCTAAGCATTTTGGTATCTGCTGATTAGAATTTACACATTCATGTAATGTTGATGAACAATTTGACACCCTTCCTTTACTGTGATCATCATTTGAAGCTGATGTTTTaagttcaaaaacattttatgATGACTCTTTATTTATCTCAAACCTTTTTTCTTCTTTACTAAATTCAGTTTCAGTTTTAGAACATGTAGAAGTCTCATCAACATGCGTTTCATCAACACATTTATCATGTGAAACTAATTCAGGTTTAATTTCAACTacagtttccaatggggtcccactagattcaacattagggacgcccactgagacagattcagaagaagaatcacgatactcttgattttcttgtgAAGAAGTTTttgtggtttcactgaatgtgtCCTGAGGGACCTTACCTATAACACTGTCATCAACCAAGGGGTTAGAAACATCACATTCACAATCATTAACTGAAGaaaattcatcaccagatttATTGTTCAAAGTTtcaacacaaacatcatcagttttgcccaaaacttCAGGCTCACTAGATGAAACATAAGCACaaaacgacgcaaacaaagaCCGACTAAAAGTAATATCAGATTCAGTTTGTTCAAAATAATTTTCAGAAATATTAGAATGAACAACTGGTTCACTCCCAAGAACATCTCCACACTTTACTTCAGATACTTTATCTGCACATGAAGACGAAGTGTTAGGATCAATTGAGCCTTTAGAAACAAAATTTGTTTGAGTAGACCTCTGTTTCTCAATTGGTCTGTCATTAAATGATGACTTATTGTTTTTGGGACCATAAgtcattttactttcattcatcatctcctcctcagtcataggTAAATAAGTATAATTGTCATTATAGGGAGGAGGAGCCTGATTATAACCCAAACCACGCCCTTTCTTTTCCTTGAATGCGAGCTGTTGATCACACAAGTTTTTGACTAATTTGctggaagaatcaaatttctttaTATTGAGTTCATTTATTTGATATCTATCTCTGATATcctccagttctttagtcacGTTGCATAATTTCTCCTGAATATATAAGAGTTGAGTAGTTTTCACACTTACATCATCTTTGagtttgatgatgtcttttcgctgagcttcaatcttttctttataaagtttttcgtttttcgataaagtaaagtttttatttattatatcttgataatcttgaattagctcagcgttgtgaaTTCTATAAGCTTCAACTCTTTGTCTACACTCAGGAGTACAGAAAACAGAAAGTACCTCTTCTTTTGTGAGACCTTTGATTGGAGCTGAAAGAATCTGACATGAGAGCGAGGTTTTCAGCTGAAGTCTCCTCCGCAGGTGCTGGATTCTCATCCTCAAAGGCAGAAACTTGATCATTAGAGGTCATGAAAGCAATGTTGTTTGAATCAGCTTGATTTTCTGGAGCTGAGATGTTCAGTTGCTCAATTTCCGAATTCTAATCAAAGTTGATAAATCAGGCCGAACCACCAAGGCTTGAGCTAATCCCAGGGGTTGAGGACTTCCAGCAGCAGCATCATCTGTTATACTCGATGTGGTCGCAAGTGCTCTCTCTCGATTAGGTGTAACAGGCTGGGCTGGAGTCTGTTCTCTACTAATCGGTGGCTTGGTGCAGTTTCGTGCATAGTGtccttcctcatgacagttgTAACAGCGCAAATTAAAAGGCACTATAGAAGCTCCAGTAAACGAAGCACCCCATTTGTTTTTACCAGTTCTTTTCATAAACCTCCTTGCCCTGAAAGCAACCATAGCCATCTGCCATGTGATGTCCATTTCTTTAACATCATTAGGATGAATCTGATGTAAGTCATCTCCAGACCATTTGGGAGGATCaatttttcctgcaacaaatGCATTTAAACAATTTATAACAGAGGCTGCGATATCCAGATTTTCTTTAGACTGTTGTGTAAAGAAAGCAATCATCTCATTTTTCATAGCGGAAGAAGGAGCAGCAGTAGACGTATTCGAAGAAGGAGCAGCAGTAGAACGTGATGGAGCAGCTTGAGTAGAAGGCCCAGAGTAATAGACATTTGTTGAAGTAGGAGCAGCTTTAGCAGATGCCGCGTTGCTAAACATTTAAAACCCTCCTTGAGACAAGAGAGCTGCGTTGTTATTGTTTGATGAAGCGGGAGCAACAGAGAATCCTGAAGCTAGCATGCTATTCTTATAGTTAGTTTCTCTTTGTTTATCATCCAGCTCACAGGCCTTGATATGAGAAATCATCTCAGACAAACTGAACCTAGCAAGATCTTTGGTTTTCTTGATCAtagcaacatgatgatcccaGCTTTTTGGCAACGCATTCAGAAGCTGTCTATTTGTTGAAGCATTTGATGTATGGATTTCTTCCATCTGCATTTGAGTAACCAGCTTGACAAACCTCTGAAGTTGATTGTCAACAGTTTCTCCATAgatatggttgaaattgttgaaattttgtttcagCAAATTTCTTCGACTCTCCTTCATGTCCTCATTCCCTTCATAAACATCGATCAGAGATTCCCACAGTTCTTTGGCTGATTTGCAAGTACGAAAACCGATAGCAATGTCTGTACCCAATCCCAGGTCAGATAGGAAAGTGCTCTTTCATCTTCTTCAACTATTGTGAAATCATCTTCAGTATATTGACTAAGTGGTTTCTTTATTTTCACTCCAGGTTCAGTAGGACTGTCCGTCATGATCTCCCTTGGACCTCTCAGAATACTTCTCCACATTTTAGAATTTTGACCTTCACATGTTGCTCAAAAcaccacttccattcaggaaagTCATTTGCATCAGTCAACCTTGGAACGCGTGTAGTGGTTCCAACCTTAGAATCCAGTTCTTGCTGTTTGTTAAGGGCAGCCAAGTCACCATTATTTGCTGacataattaattaatttttgattaattaatttagtttttttttaaagtcCCAAAAGTCAATGTTAAAAGTTTTAAGGTCCAAATCACGTTGCAGCTTGTCGATGCGAGTCGAGACaagggattgcgagtcgagacagaagttgcgagtcgagaccacagATGTAGACTACTCGAGACCAcagatggttgcgagtcgagactgtgatgatgacaactcgagacctcaGTTGGTTGCGAGTCAAGACCAGAAGTAGACAACTCGAGACCTcagatggttgcgagtcgagaccggaTGTGGACAACTCGAGACTaaagctggttgcgagtcgagacagCAAGTTCACAAGTCGAGACCGgctgatttcgagtcgagaccctgCAAAACAAACAATGTGATAAAAACAGCAGAAATCCCTGATTATCAGCAgcttccaaaattcaaagattttgaaatctttgaattTTAATCCTCAACAAACTTCCGAGAAATCAGCAAACAACTCACTGAAATCACACGAACCAAAATCAGTAAAATCTTTCAATATTTTCTATGAACAGTTTGAAGATTGATTGATCCGTAGACAGAACATGTAATCAAAATTGTTATCACTACAAAACAAACACTAGCAAAACCGGATCAGTAAAATAAGATTTCCTTGAATCTGAATGAGATCAAAACCGAATCAAGAAttggtttcttggctctgataccaattgtaaaacccgaaggatctttcaatgatatcaaacaagaACTTGTGAGTGTGCGAAAATCAAACACAAGTTGATTTAAGTACAAATAAACAAAACCGAAACAATATATGAATAAAACAAACCAGAAAATCTTGCATTCAACGTTGAATGAGACTGATACAAGACTTCAAAAGGATTTCGGTTGCCTATACTTTTCACTAGCTGGTCGACCTCAACCTAATGGTTGAGGTTTGCTTAAATACTAAACACATGGGTCAAAACCCTTAGGCCCACTCGAAACCGTTTACATAACCCACTAAACACATATCGACCCAAAAGTCTAATGAACAAAACATACTAATTAACCCTTGAATTATGTAACCCTctatgaataaaccttcaggttccaacaatggGAGATGATTAGAGATGCAATGGGAGATGATGGGAGATGATTGGAGATGACTAGAGATAcaaagaacacgaagaacacgatGAAGAACCTGAAGAACACGATGAAGATCTTCAACCAAAAATGCAGAATTTCTTGAATGTTTGATATCTAAATGGCTCTGATATCAATTGTAAGTCCAGAAAATCCAgatcaaacaacgatatcaaacgatcaacaaggatgggcggaatccaagcttgatgatcttcaagaaataatcaagaacaagatgaagattgtTGTATTGAATGCTTATACAAATATGTTTgtctaatacaagtttctaaaacaaATCAACCGACCCTTTGCTCCTAATTATCATCTGCTATTTATAGTAAGGGTTAAGAGAGCATTTCCCCCAAAACCCTAGGCCCATATTCCCCCAAAGCCCACTATAATACCCACCTTCTAAAATTTTGATCCATTTAGCAATAATCctactaatccataaacctatagggcctaacattatgaggtttcgagtcgcaaccatcaGATTGCGATTTGAAATCTCAGTCGCAATCTCAGATGCCTTAATGAGATTCCAAGTTCATTATGAGGTTCCGAGTTGAAACCACCAGATTGCGAGTTGAAATCTGAGTCGAAACCTTAGTCGAAACCATCTAATTCTCGAAACTTATTCTCCAAGTTTCGAAACCTGCTCATCGTCAGCTGTTAATGGAGATAatgattgaaaattcaaaattctagGGATTGTGATAGAGTTTCCTGTTTTAAtattgatctaattttatcaaaatatttcgaaaatCATAATCTGTCTATCCTTTTAACAGATTTCAAAAATCCTTAGAagacaaaacagatcaaaacaggaaaaacattCAACAATCCAAATTATATTCTAAAACATAAGGGAATTTCGAATTTTTCtaagaacacatgatgaaccctaaataAAAAACCCATAATTTCtagaacccgaaacctgaattttaatgtttctaaacagatttcggacatAAAATATAACCCATATGATTTCGAGACATTTAAAACCATTCTTTTCCTTAAAACAGTGATTTCGGCACATTTGACTGGAAACCAGCCGTGAATTTTATTGTGTTTTCAAAATTTACTTTCTAGATTTTAATCCCAAAATTAATGGATACGAAAATagaactgatttatcaacatatgctctgattaCATGTTGATCAATTATGTTTTAAGGATAATGGAAAacaggaaaacatgaaaacatacccgTGATTGCAAACAGGCCAGCAGATAATCCAGTGAGTGATGCAGCTATCGAAGTCGACATGCTTGTCAAGATTATCTAGTTCCTCCTTAGgatgcaatctaatgatggtgatgatgaaaacCGAATAGGGTGTTCGgttgggagagagagagagaggccgaATTAATGTTATTAGAATAATCAGGTTGTGTAACCTTTTAACCTCTAcattagtctccttatatatgcacccaagaggaaacctaattagttaataagagtaatatggtccatcaataattaccaactaattatttaataggttgttatatattttgatctatataatgtaaatgattataatggctattagattaaatattacatcataatatatttaatcttacaataTCGTCTCTACAGGTTATCAAGGTGATCTCTACAAGTTGAAACATTTTTTAACTTCATAGGGACGACATATGGTATCTACATCTTTTGTTACTATAGGACCGTCCCTACAGGTTATCAAGGTGGTTTCTACAAGTTGAAACATTTTTTGGGTTTCTTATTTATGATATtattagaattaaaaaaaaaacaaaaacaatttatcttCGAGCTACAGGGACGACATTTGGTCCCTATACAAAAATCTTATTTGAAATGAAGAAAAACTCTATAAGAAAGAAACGTCCTCCCAATAAATTGTTCTATAAGGACAACTTTTGTCCTCCCTATAGATTTTAGTGTTCTCTCTTTGTAGTGAGTGTATATGTGACCATTTTATTGTGTAATATATGCATAATTTACTACCAACACTATGTGATATTTTTACATTATCCAAATCAATCAATTTCACACCAATATTTTTGCATGATTTGAATTGTtactattttacaaaaataatTGCTATGATTTGAATCAATCACTTTTGCATATCTTGCATTAGTAAATTTATTAAAACTTTAAAAGATAAACTCCAAATTATATTTACATGTGACAAGGAGGCTAACAAAGTAGCACAAACCACTAGAAAACATGAAACACAAACAATATAATCTCTTTAAAAATAGGTGACTCTAGTCAACCACCACCGTTACAACCAGCTCCGCCGTGAACCACCATACACACCACAACCACCGGCGGCACTAATCCTACTTTGTACATCCTCGAATTCAGAAAACCGGCACGGTACATGTATACCACCACAATGATCATGCCCATAAACCTTCTCAGCCTCCCTCAACAACTCACCAAAAAGTGGATGATTAAAATAAATCACCGGCACCAAAACCCTACGTAAATCATCCTCTTCTTCTCCAAAATAAACCGCCAAATGCCCTCTCGGCACCGGTTTTTCCCTATCCATGCTTTCTCGCCCAAGCCGAATATAATTTGAACCCGGTTTCAACAACAAGAGGTCTTTTATGGTTCTTTTTATACTCCTGCCGAACTTGCATAGCCTTGTCATGGCTTTGTCCGTACCATTTAAGGGTTTTTCATGAAGTGCCCATTTGAtcactttagcaagcttcatgCGAATTCGGAAACCACGAATTTGTTGTTTCATGGCCATGAAAGTTGATAAGATTACAAGGGTTTTCTGTGAAATGAAATGGGTAGTGATCAGAATCTCGAATTAACACGGCAAGTTGTGGGATATAGGGTGGTGGTGGTCAAGCTTTTAATGGAAAAAATGATGATTTGAGTGAGGTCAAAAGGTTTGTGATTGAGTCAGAAAGATGTGAATCCACGTCAAGTGTTAAAGGTGGTATATATATAAAGGTGGTGAGGGGGTGGGGGTGTGGAGTGAAAGAACAAGATTCGTTTGTGTGTGACTTATGagcattttttttttgtgtcaaaGGAATTTGATTATAATTGTGGTGTAGAAGGAAGAAGGTGGGATGTCGGCACACGGTTCAGGTGGCTCATGTGGCATGTAAATTTCAAATCAAAAGTGTGACCAAACGGATAAAGTAGTCACAAAAGTTTCTTTCTTTTGAATGGATAAACTAAGAGACAAAACAACATTATGGTTATAATTAGAGAAGGTAATGGTGGGGGGTTTTGATAAGACTCTTATGGTAAAATCATATCTTAGACAAGTACATGTTAGTTATCAATTGTAGGGTTTTTGGGTGCTCCTTATGCTTATCTTATGGTAAAATCATATCTTAGACAAGTACATGTTAGTTATCAATTGAAGCAAGAGGACAAGGGGGAATATGCTAGAAAAATATCAGATTTAAAATAGGCATAACGTAGTCTATGTTTAAGGTTATATGTAGGCCTAGCAATAAAAACTCATTTGGGTTTTTTAGGTTATTTTGGGTCATTTTAAAAATGAGGATGGGTCAGGATGAGTTAAGAAATAATTAAGGATGAGTCAGGATAAGTTATATGATATCTATTTAAAATAATTCGTGGGTCATGATGGGTATTATGCTGGGTAAAAGAGCAACTCAAAAAAGAGAATCACAGACAGATTCTTCATCCAGTTCGAGTGTTCGTTGACGTTGGCTTCACAAataagaaaaattttaaaaataataaaaataataaaaaatttctaaaaaatcaggaaaaataaaaaaaataattaaaaaaataaaaaaattgtaaaaaataataaaataataaaaattcaaaaaattgtaaaaaataataaaataataaaaaaatccaaaaattctaaaaaatcaaaaaaataataaaaaattaaaaatattctaaaaaataaaaaaaatccaaaataaAATTTCCAAAAAAttctgaaaaattaaaaaaatctaaaattcaattaaaaataaaaaaaatcaaaaaatttaaaaaaatccaaaaaattctaaaaaatcaaaaaaataaaaaaaggaaaaaaatctaataaatctaaaaaataaaaaaagtctaaaaataataaaaattccataaaattcttaaaaatccaaaaaaatctgGAAAaagattttagaattttttagaattttttggatttttttatattttttttatttttagacttgttttgattttttagacttgttttgattttttagaatcttttgattttttagaatttcttagaatttttttatttttagaatttttttattttttattattttttatattttttgattttttagaattttttgatttttttgaattctttggattttttagaaatttttagatttttttttgattttttattatttatttacttttaggattttttttaatttttattatttttgatatttggattttttattattttttgtttttttattatttttttgattttttagaattttttggattttttattattttttt
This genomic interval carries:
- the LOC110897901 gene encoding auxin-responsive protein SAUR36, coding for MAMKQQIRGFRIRMKLAKVIKWALHEKPLNGTDKAMTRLCKFGRSIKRTIKDLLLLKPGSNYIRLGRESMDREKPVPRGHLAVYFGEEEDDLRRVLVPVIYFNHPLFGELLREAEKVYGHDHCGGIHVPCRFSEFEDVQSRISAAGGCGVYGGSRRSWL